A window from Micromonospora profundi encodes these proteins:
- a CDS encoding DUF6197 family protein — translation MSTVSALPTGNVHAVLDRAALYLGRYGWTPTGLYDAHDACPAKCACHRTGTYPASILGAIRAAVFGRPRWYLTGITDADQRAYSAAVEWFNTYLIAVGHAGLHAPVFAWESTPGRKAADVIEALCAAAIAYRRHTIRRAA, via the coding sequence ATGAGCACCGTCTCGGCTCTGCCGACCGGCAACGTTCACGCCGTCCTTGACCGCGCCGCCCTCTACCTGGGCCGCTACGGCTGGACCCCCACTGGCCTCTACGACGCCCACGACGCCTGCCCGGCCAAGTGCGCCTGTCACCGCACCGGCACCTACCCCGCGTCGATCCTCGGCGCGATCCGGGCCGCCGTGTTCGGCCGACCCCGCTGGTACCTGACCGGCATCACCGACGCCGACCAGCGCGCCTACAGCGCCGCCGTCGAGTGGTTCAACACCTACCTCATCGCGGTCGGCCACGCCGGCCTTCACGCCCCGGTCTTCGCCTGGGAGAGCACCCCTGGCCGCAAGGCGGCCGACGTCATCGAGGCGCTGTGCGCCGCCGCCATCGCCTACCGCCGACACACCATCCGGAGGGCCGCATGA
- a CDS encoding DUF6197 family protein, protein MNPTQKQPHTPAALADLTPADTLRCAARYLEIRGWTQGDPYKLSEHDSFPPACTLGAIAMAVYGHPVAIEDRYCGDGAAADLWDTTVTCLADFLRHDGRTPNFDDNTPSTSATETVADWNDDATQTLPGVLDVLRDCAEDYDWTHATEDQLETYADHEYSQERLPTRAGFLVWRAAR, encoded by the coding sequence ATGAACCCTACCCAAAAACAGCCCCACACCCCCGCCGCGCTGGCCGACCTGACTCCGGCCGACACCCTGCGCTGCGCCGCCCGCTACCTGGAGATCCGAGGCTGGACCCAGGGCGATCCGTACAAGTTGAGCGAGCACGATTCGTTCCCGCCGGCCTGCACCCTCGGTGCCATCGCCATGGCCGTCTACGGCCACCCCGTCGCCATCGAGGACCGCTACTGCGGCGACGGTGCCGCCGCCGACCTCTGGGACACCACCGTCACCTGCCTGGCCGACTTCCTCCGGCACGACGGCCGCACGCCCAACTTCGACGACAACACGCCCTCGACCTCGGCAACGGAGACCGTCGCCGACTGGAATGACGACGCCACCCAAACCCTGCCCGGCGTCCTGGACGTCCTGCGCGACTGCGCCGAGGACTACGACTGGACCCACGCCACCGAAGACCAGCTCGAAACCTACGCCGACCACGAGTACAGCCAAGAGCGGCTGCCGACCCGCGCCGGGTTCCTCGTCTGGCGGGCTGCTCGATGA
- a CDS encoding FtsK/SpoIIIE domain-containing protein codes for MDLTDTIELPPPPDAPQTVPVGAGLSIFDPVFLGIDEFGHPAYLPMIYRNILIGGEPGAGKSSLLNTIVGHAALCPDVRLCLLDGKQVELGLWKDAADVFVGPDIDHAIRTLRRVQTVMDNRYAFLLSHRRRKIGPNDLFGQILVACDEIAYFSATAGDKKDQDLFAALLRDIVARGRAVGIIVAAATQRPSSDIIPPSLRDLFAWRFAGRCTNDVSSDIVLGHGWYARGFSSNSIDPNNQGEGYLIAEGGIPNRVKAAYMTDADIIRVADYATWTRRRSGLAAPADLRTAA; via the coding sequence ATGGACCTCACGGACACCATCGAACTGCCCCCGCCCCCGGACGCGCCGCAGACGGTGCCGGTCGGCGCGGGCCTGTCCATCTTCGACCCGGTCTTCCTCGGCATCGACGAGTTCGGCCACCCGGCCTACCTGCCGATGATCTACCGCAACATCCTCATCGGCGGTGAGCCCGGCGCGGGCAAGTCGTCGCTGTTGAACACGATCGTTGGGCACGCCGCGTTGTGCCCGGACGTCAGGTTGTGCCTGCTCGACGGCAAGCAGGTCGAACTCGGGCTGTGGAAGGACGCCGCCGACGTGTTCGTCGGCCCGGACATCGACCACGCCATCCGCACCCTGCGCCGCGTCCAGACGGTGATGGACAACCGGTATGCGTTCCTGCTGTCGCACCGCCGCCGCAAGATCGGACCCAACGACCTGTTCGGTCAGATCCTCGTGGCCTGCGACGAGATCGCCTACTTCTCCGCCACCGCCGGAGACAAGAAAGACCAGGACCTGTTCGCCGCGCTGCTGCGCGACATCGTCGCCCGGGGCCGCGCCGTCGGCATCATCGTCGCCGCCGCCACTCAGCGACCCTCGTCGGACATCATTCCGCCGTCGCTGCGGGACCTGTTCGCGTGGCGGTTCGCTGGCCGCTGCACCAACGACGTGTCCTCCGACATCGTCCTCGGACACGGCTGGTACGCCCGCGGCTTCTCCTCCAACAGCATCGACCCGAACAACCAGGGCGAGGGCTACCTCATCGCCGAAGGCGGCATCCCCAACCGCGTCAAGGCCGCCTACATGACCGACGCCGACATCATCCGCGTCGCCGACTACGCCACCTGGACCCGCCGCCGTAGCGGCCTCGCCGCCCCCGCCGACCTGCGGACAGCGGCATGA